Proteins encoded together in one Thermophilibacter immobilis window:
- a CDS encoding MarR family transcriptional regulator, whose product MSVRRAYNIVRQMVDSKERLTFEEFAILCRLDVAGAPVKTSAIAEYQGALRPTMTHRTNHLANLGFIVRTEGDVDRRNVVCSISDEGRARVAHLSGLTRAQIPAGRALSRTSADRIRKYVDAMGSLFCKAGDLVVLGIYASSGDTLTIMQLVEALGLLQPTVSMSVSSLVEHGLVTRSHDAGSAHTTSVSLTPEGTAYAEEFAQRIEQLVVRRRLRGAN is encoded by the coding sequence ATGTCCGTGAGAAGGGCATATAACATCGTTCGGCAGATGGTTGACTCCAAGGAGCGACTCACCTTCGAGGAGTTCGCGATTCTCTGCCGCCTTGACGTCGCGGGGGCTCCGGTCAAGACCTCTGCCATCGCCGAGTACCAGGGCGCGCTTCGCCCCACCATGACGCATCGGACCAACCATCTCGCAAACCTGGGCTTCATCGTGCGGACCGAGGGCGACGTCGACCGCCGCAACGTGGTCTGCTCGATCTCCGACGAGGGCAGGGCGCGCGTGGCGCATCTCTCGGGCCTCACGCGCGCGCAGATCCCGGCCGGCCGCGCCCTGTCGCGCACCTCGGCCGACCGCATCCGCAAGTACGTCGACGCCATGGGCTCGCTCTTCTGCAAGGCCGGTGACCTCGTGGTCCTTGGCATCTACGCCTCCTCGGGAGACACGCTCACGATTATGCAGCTCGTCGAGGCGCTCGGCCTTCTACAGCCGACCGTGTCCATGTCAGTGTCCTCGCTCGTCGAGCACGGCCTCGTCACGCGCTCCCATGACGCGGGCAGCGCGCACACCACGAGCGTGAGCCTGACCCCGGAGGGCACGGCCTATGCCGAGGAGTTCGCCCAGAGGATTGAGCAGCTCGTCGTGAGGCGTAGGCTGCGCGGCGCGAACTAG
- the argS gene encoding arginine--tRNA ligase produces MPDKIEELVRAALAAAQAAGELPEFEVGDLGFERPADSGNGDWTSTVALRSAKLAHRSPAQIAAVIVRRLDHDASVERVVVAGPGFINFYLAAASANEVFRTVRDQGRSYGRSNVGAGQKVQVEFVSANPVGPLHVGHGRWAALGDSLCRVLEHAGYDVEREYYINDHGSQMDVFGHSISKRYLQLFEVMGERACTLDEARAALLADREAYVADEADERPQTHPLTNAFNEDLGDNAYGGDYIVDLAVRFAESDARRWLAVAEDERMAEFRERAYHWMLESIRDTCHDARCDFDVWFSERSLYEKGPSGISAVDRALARLDELGHLYRDEAGALWFRSTDFGDDKDRVLIKTNGDYTYFASDVAYHWDKFQRVDHVIDIWGADHHGYIQRVSSACEALGYPTQFEVLLGQLVNLLRDGHPVRMSKRKGTMVGFDELLREVGTDATRYTLVSKSSNQMIDFDIERVKRQDNTNPVYYVQYAHARICSILRRGAGVSAEEAAELGMDEVSRRAVGDDYDLSLLTEPAEAALARELSEFGALVESCARDRAPFRLTHYAEELAGEFHSFYAVCQVLPGKGRPLDQELSHARLAAADATRRVLALTLEMIGVSAPQSM; encoded by the coding sequence ATGCCCGACAAGATCGAGGAACTCGTCCGAGCCGCCCTGGCGGCGGCCCAGGCCGCAGGAGAGCTGCCTGAGTTCGAGGTGGGAGACCTCGGGTTCGAGCGACCTGCGGACTCCGGAAACGGGGACTGGACCTCGACCGTCGCCCTGCGCTCTGCCAAGCTCGCGCACCGGTCCCCCGCGCAGATCGCGGCCGTGATCGTGAGACGCCTGGACCACGACGCGAGCGTCGAGCGCGTCGTGGTGGCAGGGCCCGGCTTCATCAACTTCTACCTCGCCGCCGCCTCGGCCAACGAGGTCTTCCGCACCGTCCGCGACCAGGGCCGCTCCTACGGTCGCTCGAACGTGGGTGCGGGTCAGAAGGTCCAGGTGGAGTTCGTCTCGGCCAATCCCGTGGGCCCTCTGCACGTCGGCCACGGGCGCTGGGCGGCCCTGGGGGACTCCCTGTGCCGCGTGCTCGAGCATGCCGGCTACGACGTCGAGCGCGAGTACTACATCAACGACCACGGAAGCCAGATGGACGTCTTCGGCCACTCCATCTCCAAGCGCTACCTGCAGCTCTTTGAGGTCATGGGGGAGCGCGCGTGCACCCTGGACGAGGCGCGCGCGGCCCTTCTCGCCGATCGCGAGGCCTACGTGGCCGACGAGGCCGACGAGCGCCCCCAGACGCATCCCCTCACGAACGCCTTCAACGAGGACCTGGGCGACAACGCCTATGGCGGCGACTACATCGTGGACCTCGCGGTGCGCTTCGCGGAGTCGGACGCTCGGCGCTGGCTCGCGGTCGCGGAGGACGAGCGCATGGCGGAGTTTCGCGAGCGCGCCTACCATTGGATGCTCGAGTCCATCCGCGACACCTGCCACGACGCGCGCTGCGACTTCGACGTGTGGTTCTCCGAGCGCAGCCTCTACGAGAAGGGCCCGAGCGGCATCTCCGCCGTCGACCGCGCGCTGGCCAGGCTCGACGAGCTTGGCCACCTCTATCGCGACGAGGCGGGTGCCCTGTGGTTTCGCTCGACGGACTTCGGCGACGACAAGGACCGCGTGCTCATCAAGACCAACGGCGACTACACCTACTTCGCCTCCGACGTAGCCTATCACTGGGACAAGTTCCAGCGCGTCGACCACGTGATCGACATCTGGGGGGCAGACCACCACGGCTACATCCAGCGCGTGTCGTCTGCCTGCGAGGCGCTCGGCTATCCGACGCAGTTCGAGGTCCTTCTCGGCCAGCTCGTCAACCTTCTGCGCGACGGCCACCCGGTCAGGATGTCCAAGCGCAAGGGCACGATGGTGGGCTTCGACGAGCTCCTTCGCGAGGTGGGCACCGACGCGACGCGCTACACCCTGGTCTCCAAGTCGTCCAACCAGATGATCGACTTCGACATCGAGCGGGTGAAGCGGCAGGACAACACGAACCCCGTCTACTACGTGCAGTATGCGCACGCGCGCATCTGCTCGATCCTGCGCCGCGGCGCGGGCGTCAGCGCCGAGGAGGCGGCCGAGCTGGGCATGGACGAGGTCTCTCGCCGCGCGGTGGGAGACGACTACGACCTCTCCCTGCTCACCGAGCCTGCCGAGGCCGCGCTCGCTCGCGAGCTCTCCGAGTTCGGGGCCCTCGTCGAGAGCTGCGCGCGCGATCGGGCTCCCTTCCGTCTCACGCACTACGCCGAGGAGCTCGCGGGCGAGTTCCACTCGTTCTATGCCGTCTGCCAGGTGCTCCCTGGCAAGGGGCGGCCGCTCGACCAGGAGCTGTCCCACGCCCGACTCGCTGCGGCAGACGCCACGCGTCGCGTGCTCGCGCTCACGCTCGAGATGATTGGGGTGTCCGCACCGCAGTCCATGTAG